The DNA window tacagcgcttgttcatttgGTGCCCACATCAGCAAGCTTTGGTCTAAAGAATAATGCTGGTTATTAGGATTACCATATTTCTTCTTACTAGCAGCAGGCATTTAGTCATCAGTAGCAATGTCTCCGGATGGAAGagcatttattgtattataaaccTGTTTTGGCACAGTGATTCATCTGATTACGCACACACAGATTTAGTAATACGTTGAGAAACCTTCCAGCGTTCCTTATTGCACCCAAAGGATGTCTTAGCAGACTCTTTGTCTAATACACACAAGTTGTACTATTTGTTCAGGCGGAGGTGGCGATTATATATTAGACGCGCTTCTCTCTGATTTTCTTACACGGACATGATCCGCTCACTGATGGGGTCATTTTATTTGTGGTTTATTATATGTATGCATACTGAAATCATTTAGAAATCTAGGCGTTCTTTATGTACAATCCCCACAATGAAAAGATGCACACAgttgctcttttctttttttagagttGGATCAAACTTGTAATTCAGTTCAAATTCAGGACTTGGTTGATTAATGTTCCGAATCCAAAATATCCCACGtggtttttgtatttcttttaacatttggCATATAAACCACCTGGATTTGTCCAGGCTTGATGTAATGATCACAATACAGTCAGAGATGGAATTCTGCACATACTACCCTTGTCATGAAGCCAAGGACAGGCAGACTGGCATAGGGTGCTCAGGTCCAGGTATAACTCTCCTGTACTGACACTAGTTGGAATGTAAACCGTTCACCTGGACAGAACATGTCACATGTTTTCCTTTTGGCTAATTCCAATAATAGTTTGCATTGACAGCTCAGAAGATTCCAAGGAGCTGTGATTGCTGACTGTCTGTTGTAGTGTCTCATTACTGACACTAAGGAGGTTTGATAGGAAAATTTCAGAAGTCCTTATGTCATGGGTTGTCTTGCTTTATCACTTTATTTTAGTTGTGATTTCttccatattcccctcctataTGTTCTAGTTGCAGCTAACTCTCATGTGAGGCCCATTGAGCCTAAATGTATTTACCACCTTAAcgcatacaaagaaaatattgaatCAGTTTTGACTGATAGTCTGTTACGGTTTTTCAGTTTCCTTCCTGTCCTTGTCAAACTATCTTGGTGCCCTGTTTAGGTTGAAATTGATATATTCAATTTGCAAGCTGCCAAAATAAATTTGGCAGAAAGactaaaatgtttgttaaaaacaaaaaaaatttttttccttcaACTAGCTTAACTTACCTGTTActgtttgtcttttcttttccttGAAACTCCCAACTAATATCTGTGGCTGCAATGTAAAAATGATAATGTTGGCACTCTATTAGCCCATTACCTATTTAGGAATGAGGTCCTTGTAGTGTACGTTGTTTGCCACTAGATGTCGCTGTGTCCCATTCTATAGATGGCGTGTTCATGTGACCATGAAGTTTAAATTTCATGATGTCCTGCTAGGAACACGCAGCGCCCTGTAAGCTGGTAACATTGACAGCTCTCCTCAGGTGTGTATGTCAGATTTGGCTTTACTCTGCATGGTTTTCAGTGACATTTGCAGTGTAGGTGTCCATTAGCTGCAGGGGGTGGGTTTAGTCAAGTGTCGCTTATTTCTTCCTTCATGGCTGTTTTTCAGGTCAATGCCACTGAAGAGGGGAAGATTGTATCCTGGGGATCAGCCATACCACGCTGCTGGCTGGCAAAGCAGTGATAAAGCAGTATTTATTGTTGGCATGCCAGCCAAGGTCATAGAGGTTAAGCAGCATAGGTTTTAAGGAGGGGCCTGGGCTCTgctaaattaaacaaatataatctTGTGTAACCGTCTCTGCTGGCTGTAACCGGGCACAGCGATATTTTTAGACGCCTCTTCCTGTGTAATGCTTTTGGCCAGAACCAAACATTGCTGTTTGTGCTTTTGTGGCACACTGTTTAAAACACAACTTGGGGCCACTTACAGATGCAGCTTTACACTGCAATGTTTAGTGAGGTAAAAAGTTTAGATTATTGCTATTCAGGGTGTTTTGCATGCAAAACTTTAGGGGTGGGGCAAtgtagaggagtatttttttaaatacattttgtattttttggtttgtaaaattTTCATTGATGGAATAGTTTTGATGTTTGGACACGGAGCACAAGACACTATTAGAGTAATGGAGGGGTTGGCTTATGTAAAGAATGGTGGGACAGAGATTACCCAGGAGCCTCACCAGAGACCtcgatgacccccccccccccccccattcttcaatatttaaataaaaaaaaactgtctttatGCAGTgacatttgttttcctttcccTGTATGTTACTGTGAATGCAAACCTCTGTGTGCTAATgcaatgctttacatttttttgtactgctAAACACTGAGGCAGTATTGGTGTTTAAAAACCCTCAGGGAGGGAAAAAGACTTATAGTGCTCCCAACCTCATCACTTACCAAGACCCTTTCCTCGTCAGGCCTGTTGCCTGACGTTCCATTCTCAACACTTGCCCTACTCTGGTCAGCAACTAGAAGAAAGCCTAGATGGATAGGAATGAGGTCACATGACTACTCTATGTACAGAGAGCACCATAGCAAAACCTGTGAGCACAGAATGCATTGCACAGGGAGGTTTGTATGTGGGTGGTCATGTTACAGAATGTCATTTGAGAAGTTCCAGTGTGTAAGCAGTTGTGTATTGCCAAATGTTTATTATTGCATCAGATTCCCTCCTCCCATTGATTAATTTTACAAGGTCAAGGTACAGGGTTTTTGTCCTAGCTTCGCTACTAGGATGTCTGTAAGCTCAGTAGTAAAGCCAGGGTGACagctatatggccaaaagtattcTATCCTATATATACCTCAACACTGTGATTCTGTGGACCGGTCGAGTGACTAGTTATAACCTCAGCTTTTTATTGCTCCTTTTGACTCTGTAGAGAATGCACCCAATGTTTTGTTGGGCACAGTCACCAGGATATAAAGTGAGGGAAATCTGTGGATACGTCTGTCACTTCCTGCTGTATCTCAGGAAATGGAAGTGGTGGACAAAATCACAAAAACCTTCAAGATCCTGATTCACTTCAGGTTCTAAACACGACTCCTGAGGTCTACATAATATCATAGAAATAGTTTGCTGGGAAAGTTGCACAAGTCTCTAGGTCTGCTCTCTCCGAACACATAGAAAGCCAGCAAGCTGTATGTAGAACATCAGACAGACGGATGCCCTTGTCGGTCACTTGTGTGGCTTATGGTCTGACGTGTTTAACTTATCCACTGATGGGGTTTAGACAGACTTAGTGGCAAGGTGATATAAACCCTTCCACACTGACTGGAGGATAGAGGACAGTGGTTTGGTTTGTGAATTGTGTCCATTTGGTGTGACAGACTATTCAGGCAGAATGGATGTACAGATTGCTATTCCAATCTCCACAAGGATTACTGGATACCATGTTGTATCTGCTCAAGGTAGGGCATATGAATCTTCAGTGCTCCACATTCGTGAAGGTACATGTGCATCCTAAAGTATATATGGTTACTCTACCTGACTTTAGTGTcttaaactgaattttatttctagtgtagattttttaaaaattggaattTTTTGTATCCAGAAAATTTAGTAGCAATTTTGATtgcagaaatacaaattaaaacTCTTCAGGAAGAGAGGACTTCCCTCCAGCTTACTATGTTGCTGCCCTTTAGCAGTTACTTTTAGACAGAAAATATCTTATCCTGGGACTCTTTCATGTCTTCTCCTCTGGTTGTGACAAGTCGACTTGTGTTCAGCATCTTCTTTCTACATCAATATGTTTGTACTGTGTCCTATATGTCCCTGGCTATGTACATACATCACACAGAACTGTCTAACTGCAGGCACCTCATACTGAAAAGTACCCATCAGCTCCTCTACTGCCTTTGTGTCCTCGGAGAAAACCACACTGAATAAAGTGGTCTAATGAGGCAGATCTTAAGCCCATATCCAAGCACTATCTATTTACTGGAatttcagaaatatttatatagataaaaacaaatactgtagATCTAGAATTCTGACATTCAGTTAACCTAAAGTATTTTGTTTGCTCCAAAGTGAGGTGCATTAAACTTGACCATTCTCACCATTTGGAAAGAAACGCCTTGATTTCTCTACTAAAAgctcaacattttatatttttataagaaaaaaaaatattttactgtgcatgtgtgaaaaCGGAGTAATTCTTGCCATAAAATCCACTTTGTTGTCTGTGCTACTTATAGCAGGATATTTTGTGCTAATATTTGCTGTTCTCTAATGCTCAAGGTCCCAGTATTGGTGTTTGTCTGTGTATAGGGTAAGCAGCTAATATGGTGTAAATAAAATTTCTCATTTTTGAATTCTCACATTGATCCAAGTACAGTTTTGATTGTCTCTTTATTCATGGCTCAGTCAGATTGTCTATTAAAACCTATAtccttttgtatatttttcttagtGCCGTTATGTTTTTAATCCCCACTGTTTCACTGGGGTCAGCTTTAACAATTGACTTCTTCTTTTTCCAGTCTGTTCCATGGGAAACAGTACTAGTCGCCTGTACAGTGCTCTTGCCAAGACTCTCAGCAGCACTGCAGCCATCCCTCAGCCTCAGGACTACCTGGAACAGTCGGAGCATGACCAACTGGAACCACTGGATCCCAACGATCTTCTGGAGGAATGCCAAGCTGCCCTTAAGGAAAGACCTCCTCGGCTCAATAGAGAATTTGTCTACCACAGAGAAGATTGCAACAGCCCCCACCCTTTCAGGGTGATGCAGTGGAATATCCTTGCTCAAGGTATGTCATGTAAAAATGATCACATATGTAAAAACAGTGTGCCATTCTCACCATGTCTGTGAAATAATATAAAGGACGGGTGTATGTGGGCTATGGGAAACTAATCAAACTTGCTGCTGTCTGCTGAGCACAGCCTTAATGGTACACAGAGTCCTCTTACGGTCTCATGTGGATTCATTGGGCTGGACAAGCAAGGTGTACACTTCTTCGTGGCACAATGGAATAAAAATCCTATTCAAAAACGTTCAAGTGCTTTCACAAGAAAAGCCAGGGGCAAGCATGCATCTCTGGAATAATGCTCTCCATGTTCAGTGGAAGCTAAAATTGGAAAGTTTGGGAGGTCCATGACGGTCTACTGTGAACTCCAGACAGACATTAAGAATATTGTATTCAATCCATTTaccaaagataattttttttaggcaagCAAGAGTATCAAAGTGTTGGTTTTGACCTCATAAAATTGATCAGGATTCTGATGCTTTGTATACTACTGTCACAAGTCAACAACATTGGAACGTACCTGGTGATCAGGTGGtgagaaatgtttattgtattacagTAGTTGGTGAAAGTTGCTGTTTGActtcattctgaaaatgctacttgccTGTTATTGTCTGTTTTCAATCACGAACCCAAAATAAGCATGCAATGATTCTCAGAACAAGTTTTACCATTCGAGGGGTATTCCCCTCTGTGTTGTACTTGTCACCaagattttagatttatatttttctcacaGTTGCTCCTAATAGCAGTAATAGAACTGCTTTGCTTAGTGAAGATGAGTTGATGAGATGCATTGCTAACCTGCCGGTGTTGCTTCTTTCTTGGCAGCCCTTGGAGAAGGCAAAGATAACTTTATCAAGTGTCCAATGGAAGCACTGAAGTGGGAGGAAAGAAAGTACCTGATCTTGGAGGAGATCCTTATTTATCGCCCTGACGTCTTGTGCCTGCAGGAAGTGGACCACTATTTTGATACTTTCCAGCCAATACTCAGTAGATTAGGTTACCAATGCACTTTTCTAGCAAAGCCATGGTCCCCCTGCCTTGATGTCGAGCGCAACAATGGGCCTGATGGCTGTGCCTTGTTCTTTTTACAAGACAGATTTCAGCTGATCAGCAGTGCCAAATTCAGGTTGTCTGCTCGGTCACTGAAAACAAACCAAGTGGCTATTGCAGAAATCTTGCAGTGTAAACAGACTGGCAGACCGGTGTGCATTGCTGTTACCCACCTGAAGGCCCGCACTGGGTGGGAGAGATTCAGGCTTGCACAGGGCTCTGATCTCTTGCGGAATCTGGAATCGCTCACACAAGGGGCCAAAACTCCCCTAGTTGTATGTGGGGACTTCAATGCAGATCCAACAGAGGAAGTATATAAACGGTTTGCTTCCTCAAGCCTGAATCTGAACAGTGCCTACAAGGTGCTCAGTGAAGATGGTGAGACCGAACCTCCCTACACAACCTGGAAAATCCGACCCACGGGAGAGTCCTGCGATACCTTAGATTATATTTGGTATTCCAAGCATGCTCTGAAAGTTAATGCTGCCTTGAGTCTGCTTACAGAAGAGCAGATTGGGCCAAACAGGCTGCCATCTTTCACCTACCCATCAGATCACCTTTCCCTGATCTGTGACTTCAGTTTCAACATGGACCCAGAGAGGTTGTTATAGATGATGGACTCTGAACTGTAGTTGGTGAAAAGTGATGCAAGTTCTTACACTGTATGTGCATGGGACATTTCCTGATGAACCTTCACATTATTTTCAAAGTTTATTGCAGAATTGGTGGTGTTTTTGCGAAGACGTTTGGTGGGATTTGTATGGTATCTGTTCAAAGGGAACTATAGCATTTTTAGTACGTGACCCCAGGTTCCCTGAAGGCAATTAGTCATTCACTTTTTGACAAGCttcctgatttattttaaaaaaaatcttctcgaGAACTATGTGAATATCTGTATATTGGGTAAAAAATTCTTGCAAAACCACTAAAATTACAGTATGAACCAAGTAGTAAAGTAATAGAAAGGGGTTCTAGTTTGGTCACTGTGAGGCAGTACTGAGCAGATGTCACAGCATGCATAATATCACGTCACCTCTATGAGCCCTATAAACAAATTACTCCTAATTattaatggctttaaaatataaagaatttatgATAAGGTATTTTATTATGCTGATAAAACTATGTGGTTTGCATACGTGTGCGTTATGCAAGGTAAACTTATCCATGTAGGTTACATATAATTCTTTTTTATGTCccctgtatgtgtatgtatatataattttttttttcactgggtTGTAGCATTTTCTAAACCAAATGCCTTTTTTGTAAAGAAGTGCACATCCATTCAGTTTACTGTATCGGGTTGTTAGTCATTTAAATGTCACGATctcaaagtatttatttttctacataaaaaCTATTAactagtaatatttatttaattttaagagtTTCTAGGATTAGCCAACACTTCTTTGtaaccataaaatattttgaagtgcAATAGAAGATTTGCCAGTTGCAATGTTGTACCCTGACCTCAAGTCGGTGTATTCTTAAGCTATACATACAAGAAGCTGAATGTTCACATCCTGAGGGTTCCTTATTTAGAAGGAACTGCCTGAATCACATTAATCCTCAATGCAGATGTGTTTTCATGTCAGTAATCAACACTGATTTTACCTTTAATCCTAACcgtattttgtttagttttatagaATTTCAGGACACCTAAATGTTCTCTATTTCAATGGAATGTGAAATTCCAGATTACAGTCTATTTCTTTTGAGAGGTAATGACAATATTGTTAATTGTATTAGAAGGGATTTGATAAGACCAAAGTACTCTATTGTTTGttactgtgcaaataaaaaatccacttacaaaaaaaaaagttttttttttttttgtcattccaCATGATGTATGTTTTATGTACTTGGATATATTTTATTGGCTTCACCAGTTTTACTTCAGTAAGCTCTCTATGCTGAAAGCCTAATCAAAGCTTTACAAAGAAAGCTTCAAAGTCAAACTTTTCAAAATGCAGCCAATCTGTAAAGTCTTGTCTTGAAGCGTACATATACCATCCATTGCAGAGAAAGTTTGAGCGGCACTCCAAATACAAAGCACCATGTAATTGAGTATTCAAAGTAGTTACTGGGCCCTGGAGGTGAGGTTCTTGCTGTGGTCAGTAACTAAATTGCTACCTAGGAGCAGGATTACGGGATGCAATGTATGAGGAAGCAGTCACTTTGAAGAAGGGTGTGCTCTATTTTCTCTGAGAAATACTGAGCTCCAACCAATTGAAAAATAGGGCTGCTGCTGATGAATGTTCACTTGTTTGTTCTAACACTGGAAAACAGAATGCCTAACAACTGGCAACATTGATTGTGAGCTTCATCCACAGCAAATTATAATTTCATACCATAAACCACAACATCAAGGCGTTTTGTGAATAGcataaaataacagaaatgttTCACTGGTGGGACAGTGTATCAAAGACCTGTTTGGATATGGTGACTGTAAACGTACACATCCTTGGccaatacaataaacattaaaggAGGGAAGCATTGCTCCCTGTAGCAAGTTCTTTAACTTGATTTTAAAAGTCTACATGAGATGAGAGGATGGAAGAGGTCTGAGGAAATCTGCCTACACCTCAGGATCCTCAGTCTGAGATTGAAGACACTTGTTCTTGGAGAAATGAAATGCCCCGCAATTTTCCAATTAGGGAATAGATCAACACTGTCATGGAAGCCAAGGGGAAAGGAGAATAATATTATTCTGATAAATGGTCAGGTAATACTGGTGATTTTTTCACCATTAGTATTCAATGATTGTACAGCTGTCTAGTTCCATCTTGTTTCTTTGGAAGGCATTTATATTCCTTAAAAGATTAACATTCCTGACTCCTATTCACACGCAGGTTAGCAGTGGTTGTGACTTTACagcaataaatgacaaaaaaagacgGCACACCCTAGTAAAGTTTCTATATGTCAGTCTATCCTAGATGTGacactgagcctccatgattagAAATGAGAAATTAGATGTACAGAAACAGTGCATTGGAGCAACCTAGACACTTAAATGGGCTGCACAATTAACAAACCTGGTTGCCCTTGTGACACACTATAAAAACTCCATATTAGATCAGAGCTTTTTACAGTAAATTGATACAATCTTTTACCTGAGGGTCAGGAAACCAGATAAAACTGAGCTGTGATGGtttcatatttacatattgttgCAGGTCACTGAAGAAGGCTCCAGATATTGCGAAGGGGTCCAGTGCAGCAGAAGGTAATCTCAGGTTCCAGGTAAAGCAACCATTGCCACCAAAAGCTTTTTAGCCATCTGCAGAGGGGACATTTTTTGTACTGACCATTATTTAAGCAACATCCTTCTTTTCATCCTTCTTGGAGgtggccattgctgacctctaaCTCTAAAACTTACTAGTTGCCTAGCTGCAATACTGATCCActtcaaaactttctttttactaGAGCAAGTACATAGAACATGAGTTTTGATTGTGGGGAAAGcagcatattttttgtttttatatgggTATAATGATCAAAGTTAATCACCCTGTGCACCACCTTTGTCTTTAGAAGAAcagcagctgattagcagagccTTGGAAAcctatattaaataaacaatggAGACGTCTATTACTTATAGTTTTCATGGATTGCTGTTCCAATTTAAAGGCAGCTGATACAGACTGCAGGAAATGTGTGACTGAGCTTCTGGCTGTAACTGACCAATAATGAAGACAGTGACAGGTCAGAAAAATAATGTAACTAACAAGAGGGTGCAAGAAAGGAGGGAGTGCAATATTCCAATTACCATAGTGGGCAACCTAGTAAAGTGCATCACCAGGTAAGCgaatagggaagggttagatcGTCTTTTTTTGCCATCTTAGATTTATCCGCATCTGTCCTGCTGAACATAGTGCTGTCCCCAGAACAGTAAATAAGAAGAAATCGTTCATTTTGGACATCTATTTTTAAGACAAGTCTCAAAGAAATGCTCAACACTTAGGGAGATTTCCTACAATCTCCTATGGAGTGAAGGAAATATCACCAGTGATTCACTATCAAAAACTAAAGAAAGTTTCCCTATATACATACTTTAATTATGAAGAAGGAGTtgtcctgaaaaaagaaaaccctaCCTCAGGACAATACCGGTGAACATTCCTTTGTCCTCTGGCTTATTTTGTCAAAACTTCCAGAGTTCAGGTCCTGTGAAGTTAGACCACACCACTCAAGAGAATATTAAACCCTGCGGTGACAAGAAAGCTCTGGGCACACTGGGAAAATTTCCTGTAGGTCcccagtacacacacacacacaggagggTGACAGACAACACTACAGATGAAATGGAGGCCTTTGGTTCGTGTTGGCACTCAATCACAAAAGCAGAAACTTGTAGGATTAATAGGTTAATTTACCAGCAAAACAAATATAGCACTACTATATTTAGCAATAAAGAGGGAGCTATTTATGGAAAGGTACTTTTTTGGGTTACATACACGAGGAGTAACATGTATACAAGAAACATAAATGTTCAATAAGGAGACACAATGAAATTAACTTTCTATATTGCAGTAAAATCTACTTGAATACACTTTGAAACAAGAGTACAACAAAATAGAATATACTTCAAATGTTGAATATACAAACTATTGTAGTTCATTCTGAACACTGGTACTTTGTCCCCAACCCTCCCTAAAGTGTCCCCATCATAACTAACAAAATAGCAGGCTCCAAACATCTTTCtctccgaaaaaaaaaaaaactcatgcgTGCAATGACCTTTCCAAACAGATAGCAAAAATTGAAATGTATGCATTGATTGTGGTGACAAAAGCATGTTACCCTAAAAGGCCAGCTTGCCTTTTGTTGTGATGTCCCCAATCTCACCCTCTCATATGTAGACTATTTCAGccatgaagataaaaaaaaaaagaaaacaaaagtgtcAGATTTTTAACTAccatataaaatatgttacagtTAATTCTATGCCAATACTGTGCTAGGTACAAGATTTTCCTCCATGTTTtctagaatatatttatatataaaaagattgcTTTACACAAAACAAGCCCATTAGCTTATtttaaggaaacaaaaataaaactgactcAGTCTAAGGCTTTCATATGAAATATGCTTTCTAAATTCTCAGTTCCAAATTTCATTTGCACTTTTCTTTTCAC is part of the Pyxicephalus adspersus chromosome 3, UCB_Pads_2.0, whole genome shotgun sequence genome and encodes:
- the NOCT gene encoding nocturnin isoform X2, whose amino-acid sequence is MDVQIAIPISTRITGYHVVSAQVCSMGNSTSRLYSALAKTLSSTAAIPQPQDYLEQSEHDQLEPLDPNDLLEECQAALKERPPRLNREFVYHREDCNSPHPFRVMQWNILAQALGEGKDNFIKCPMEALKWEERKYLILEEILIYRPDVLCLQEVDHYFDTFQPILSRLGYQCTFLAKPWSPCLDVERNNGPDGCALFFLQDRFQLISSAKFRLSARSLKTNQVAIAEILQCKQTGRPVCIAVTHLKARTGWERFRLAQGSDLLRNLESLTQGAKTPLVVCGDFNADPTEEVYKRFASSSLNLNSAYKVLSEDGETEPPYTTWKIRPTGESCDTLDYIWYSKHALKVNAALSLLTEEQIGPNRLPSFTYPSDHLSLICDFSFNMDPERLL
- the NOCT gene encoding nocturnin isoform X1 encodes the protein MYQSAAGRLCSALKDVPALCASSLRQQPHHSPVRSRPLSPPVLGSLTSFGCCHSLAGWFGDGPAKAVSNTNTTTTAAVPAGAATGGPSRAVPRAVCSMGNSTSRLYSALAKTLSSTAAIPQPQDYLEQSEHDQLEPLDPNDLLEECQAALKERPPRLNREFVYHREDCNSPHPFRVMQWNILAQALGEGKDNFIKCPMEALKWEERKYLILEEILIYRPDVLCLQEVDHYFDTFQPILSRLGYQCTFLAKPWSPCLDVERNNGPDGCALFFLQDRFQLISSAKFRLSARSLKTNQVAIAEILQCKQTGRPVCIAVTHLKARTGWERFRLAQGSDLLRNLESLTQGAKTPLVVCGDFNADPTEEVYKRFASSSLNLNSAYKVLSEDGETEPPYTTWKIRPTGESCDTLDYIWYSKHALKVNAALSLLTEEQIGPNRLPSFTYPSDHLSLICDFSFNMDPERLL